The Actinomycetes bacterium region AGCACGACGACCACGAGCGCGCCTGGCCAGCGTGGCAAGAACCGCCCGAAGACCACGAGCACCGCGAAGGCAGCGACCCCGACGCCCACGGTTGCCGCATTTGCGTCACCAAGGTGCCGCAGGATGTCGAGTGCGGCCTGAACGGAATGGCTGGACTCGCTGGACAACCCGGTCAACTTCTCCAGCTGGCCGAGGATCATCAGCACAGCCACACCCGAGATGTAGCCGACCAGCACCGCCTGGGAGAAGTAGTCAGCGACCCAGCCCAGGCGCAGCAGCCGCGCCAGGAGGAAGACGGCGCCTACGGCTAGAGCCAGGGCTGCCGCCAACGTTGTGTACTGCGCCGACCCCGCGGCGGCCAGCGGTGCGAGAGCACTGGCCACGAGAAGCGCCACGGCCCCTTCCGGGCCGACCATCACCCGCAGCCCGGAGCCCAGCAATGCGTACGCCAGGACGGGCAGGAGCAGGGCGTACAGACCAGCGGTCACGGGAAGCCCAGCAAGCTCCGCGTATGCCATCGAGGCCGGAAGCGCGAGCGCCGCGACGGTCAGCCCGGCCAGGGCGTCCACGGGAAGCGTGCTCCTCGAGTAGCCCCGCATCGACCCGACGAGCGGAACGAAGCGCCGCGTCCAAGGAGGCTTCGTTGAGGACGCGAACGATGACCGGCCCTCGTACGCGCTCTCGAAGGAGACGAGCGGAACCTCAGGTTCGTCCCCCAGACCACCGGACACCATGGCGCCTCCCACACGCGGCTTCCGCGCGCGCCCTTCCTCGTCTGATTGTCCGCACCCGCGTCAGAACGTGTGACCCTCCGGAGTGTGCAGCGGCCGCCTCATGGGTTTCAGCTCTGGGACTGTGCGAGCTTGGCCTGGGCGTCGGCGAT contains the following coding sequences:
- a CDS encoding SulP family inorganic anion transporter — protein: MDALAGLTVAALALPASMAYAELAGLPVTAGLYALLLPVLAYALLGSGLRVMVGPEGAVALLVASALAPLAAAGSAQYTTLAAALALAVGAVFLLARLLRLGWVADYFSQAVLVGYISGVAVLMILGQLEKLTGLSSESSHSVQAALDILRHLGDANAATVGVGVAAFAVLVVFGRFLPRWPGALVVVVLGIAVSWWFDLEARGVSVTGAIPAGLPSFERPDLTSSQMLS